A stretch of DNA from bacterium:
TCATGAGGGAGTCGCTCAAACTGGATCGAACGGCGGTTGTTGCGGAAGCGATGCAGCTAACCGAGGCGGAAGGTACGGCTTTCTGGCCCCTCTACCGCGAATACCGGGCGGCCATGGATGGAACCCATGACGGTTTGGTCAAGCTGGTTCTGGAATATGCGGATACGTATCCGATCGTGCCGCAGAAAAAGGCTGAACAGATGTTTAAGGACTACGTCGCTCTTGAAAGGGAGTATACGGATACCAAGGTGAAATACCTGAAGAAACTTGCCAAGACGATACCCGCCGCGAAGGCGCTCCGGTTGGCTCAAATTGAGAATCGCCTCGATTTGGTGATGCGTGTGCAACTGGCGGGAATCCTGCCCTTGGTTCCGGCAAAGGAAAAAATCAGCGGGCAGTAGGCAGGGGGCAGAAGAGGCAGGTTCGATCCCGGTACCCTGTTTAGCAATCTAATGATCTGCACATTGAACAATTTTGTTTGGATAACGTTGGTTTTATCCTGTCTGGCAGGAGTGGGAGCGTTCGCCGTAGAGGTTCCCGAAGCCCTGCCCGTTTTGACCAACTCAATCGAACAGGCGCAAACCGCGCCCCGATTCGGTGACAACCTGATCTGGGGCTTGAAGTGGGAAAACGGCCTGCAATATGAACTGGGCGGAAGCGGGCGGGTGAGCCGCTTGAAGGAGCGTCATCCGGACAGTGACGTGGAGGTCTGGCACGGGAAAATTGGTTTTAAGGGCCAATATGACGCAGCGGCTTACCATACTGACAAAGGAATGGAGGACATCTCTGACGACGATGGTATCCGTCGAGCCAGGCTGTATACCAGTGGAGGGTTCTTTTTCGGCGTACCTATTTCCTACAAGGCGGAGGCCGAAATGGCCGATGATCAATTCTATATTCGCGAAGCGTATTTGTGGTTATGGGATATCCCCTTCGCCAAAACGGTGAAGGTGGGTCATTTTAAGGCGCCGATGACGATGGAAGGCTATGCCGGCAGCGGGGATACGCTTTTCCTGGAGCGGGCCTCTCCCGTGGAAGCATTTGGGCCGGGAATCATGTATGGGCTTCAGGCGGGAGGAATGGCCAAGGAAAGAGATTCGACTTGGGCCCTTGGGTGGTTCGCAGATGGGGGGCAAAACGACATTGCCGAGTCGTCCAAGAGCCCTACACGTGCCATTGGGCGCGTGACCTGGCTGCCGTGGGTTGAGGAGCAAAACGGGGAGACCAAGCTGCTCCATCTGGGGACCAGTGCACAGGTTCTCTACTCGGTCGATAAAAATATCCGGTATCGATCCAGGCCGGAAAGTTATTTTGCGCCCCGGTTGGTGGATACAGGGGAACTCAATGCTGAGGAGTCAACGTCCGTTGGGATGGAGTGTGCATGGGTTGATGGCCCGTGGTGTTTGCAGTCAGAGTTGCTGGATGCACGTGTGAGCCAGCAGAGTGATGGCCTCAATTTCTGGGGCGGATATGTGGCCGGAAGTTGGATCTTTACCGGGGAAAGCCACCTCTATAACAGAACGCTCGGGTGTCTGGTCAAGCCGACGCCGAAAGCCCCGTTTTCGTTTCGTGAGCGGCAATTTGGCGCCTGGGAAGTGGTCTCGCGTTTCTCGTACCTGGATCTGAACGATGCTGCCGTGCAGGGAGGGGTGATGAATATCACAACTTTCGGGGTGAATGGATATCTGACCTCCCGGCTGAAGGTCATGTTGGATTACGCTTTTGGCCGGGTGGCGGAAAGCGAACAGGATGGCGGGCTGAGAATTTTAGAAGGCCGGGTTCAGTACGAGTTTTGATGTTGAGTTGGCGGTGCAGTCAGTAGAAGGCCGTGGAAAAGCGAAAGATGTGTGAGCATGAAAGTCAGTGAACAAAATGACAAGGCATTGTGGCGGCGGGTTATGGCGAGATTCTTTTTAATCCTGGTGCTCGCCCCGTTTGTCGTGTGGAGCTTGTTGGTGTTTGTGTTTGGCAGTTGGCCGGGGGTGATAGGCATGGCCTTGGCGGGACTGGTTGCCGCGGGAAGTGTGGCGTCGCTATTTCTGTTTTCCACTCGCCGCGCCCTGTTGGCTGTTGGCGGTCTTTTCGCCTTCTCCCTGGTCTGCTTTTTTCTCATGCGTCCGTCCAACAACCGGCCATGGTTGCCGGACGTGGAGCGAGCGCCTTATGCGGATATCAGCGGTGATAAGGTGGTGTTGCACAATGTCCGGAACTGCGCCTATCTTAATGAAACAAACTTCATGGTACAGTATGAAACGCGCACGTATGACCTGTCCCGCTTGAAAAGTGTCGATATCATGTTTTCCGACTGGGGTCTGAAATACATTGCGCACACGATGCTGAGTTTCGGGTTTGAAGGGGGCGACTACCTTTGTGTCTCCATCGAGACGCGCAAGGAAATCGGCGAGAACTACTCCGCGCTTAAGGGGTTTTTCCGGCAATATGAATTGATGTATATTGCCGCAGACGAGCGCGATGTAGTTGGGCTGCGGACAAATTTCCGCGAGGGCGAGGATGTCTACCTGTATCGCGTGAGGGTTGTGAATCGCAGCCAGATTCGCGCGGCATTCCTGGATTATATGAACCGCATGAATGAGCTGCACGAGAAGGCGG
This window harbors:
- a CDS encoding porin; this translates as MNNFVWITLVLSCLAGVGAFAVEVPEALPVLTNSIEQAQTAPRFGDNLIWGLKWENGLQYELGGSGRVSRLKERHPDSDVEVWHGKIGFKGQYDAAAYHTDKGMEDISDDDGIRRARLYTSGGFFFGVPISYKAEAEMADDQFYIREAYLWLWDIPFAKTVKVGHFKAPMTMEGYAGSGDTLFLERASPVEAFGPGIMYGLQAGGMAKERDSTWALGWFADGGQNDIAESSKSPTRAIGRVTWLPWVEEQNGETKLLHLGTSAQVLYSVDKNIRYRSRPESYFAPRLVDTGELNAEESTSVGMECAWVDGPWCLQSELLDARVSQQSDGLNFWGGYVAGSWIFTGESHLYNRTLGCLVKPTPKAPFSFRERQFGAWEVVSRFSYLDLNDAAVQGGVMNITTFGVNGYLTSRLKVMLDYAFGRVAESEQDGGLRILEGRVQYEF
- a CDS encoding DUF4105 domain-containing protein — translated: MKVSEQNDKALWRRVMARFFLILVLAPFVVWSLLVFVFGSWPGVIGMALAGLVAAGSVASLFLFSTRRALLAVGGLFAFSLVCFFLMRPSNNRPWLPDVERAPYADISGDKVVLHNVRNCAYLNETNFMVQYETRTYDLSRLKSVDIMFSDWGLKYIAHTMLSFGFEGGDYLCVSIETRKEIGENYSALKGFFRQYELMYIAADERDVVGLRTNFREGEDVYLYRVRVVNRSQIRAAFLDYMNRMNELHEKAEWYNALTDNCMTSGFRILKKHAANGRADLHWSVILNGFAADHAYTTGALDTSLPFEELKRRSRINDRARAAGSSPDFSAQIREGMPGMEWNPGKGQ